In Phragmites australis chromosome 24, lpPhrAust1.1, whole genome shotgun sequence, the following are encoded in one genomic region:
- the LOC133907831 gene encoding 10 kDa chaperonin 1, chloroplastic-like gives MAPSLLAAASPFLLHGGAAAPTRRAALRVAALKYDPAKVAPQSDRVLVRLQQIPEKSVGGVLLPKSAVKFERYLMGEILSVGADVSEVEAGKKVLFSDINAYEVDLGTDEKHCFCRESDLLAVVE, from the exons ATGGCGccctccctcctcgccgccgcctcgcccttCCTCCTccacggcggcgccgccgccccgACCCGCCGCGCCGCTCTGCGCGTGGCCGCGCTCAAGTACGACCCTGCCAAG GTGGCGCCGCAATCCGACCGTGTGCTCGTCCGTCTCCAGCAGATCCCTGAG AAATCTGTTGGAGGTGTGTTGCTTCCGAAATCTGCTGTTAAATTCGAGAGATATTTGATGGGGGAG ATTTTATCGGTCGGTGCTGATGTTAGTGAAGTCGAAGCTGGAAAGAAG GTTCTCTTCTCAGACATAAATGCTTACGAG GTGGACCTGGGTACTGATGAGAAACACTGCTTCTGCCGGGAGTCTGATCTGCTGGCCGTTGTTGAGTAA
- the LOC133907705 gene encoding peroxidase 57-like, producing the protein MQARSAALLATFFVVVLSSAASCRGQLANNYYAGRCGNASVETIIHDAVKARLAWDKRMVAGLLHLLFHDCFVTGCDASILLDGSNTEKTAVQNSGIFGYDHIDDIKTALENKCPGVVSCADIIVAATRDAVAMSGGPNYQVQLGRRDGMVSQAWMAGALPGPNVDIPTAIDMFSKKGFNSFDMAILIGAHTVGVTHCSVIHDRLYNFNSTGKPDPAMDPLYVWILTTFACPKGQTFDNIVYLDDPSSILVVDKSYYAQIMKRHGVLTVDQALGDHSSTAWMVKFLATTDFFPSMFSYELNKLAALEVLTGTAGEIRTNCRRTN; encoded by the exons ATGCAGGCCCGCTCCGCCGCGCTGCTCGCCACCTTCTTCGTCGTCGTTCTTTCGTCGGCCGCGAGCTGCCGCGGGCAGCTGGCGAACAACTACTACGCTGGCAGGTGCGGCAACGCGAGCGTGGAGACCATCATCCATGACGCCGTCAAGGCCCGCCTCGCCTGGGACAAGAGGATGGTCGCCGGCCTCCTCCACCTGCTTTTCCATGACTGCTTCGTCACC GGGTGCGACGCGTCGATCCTGCTGGACGGGTCTAACACGGAGAAGACGGCGGTGCAGAACAGCGGCATCTTCGGATACGACCACATCGACGACATCAAGACGGCACTCGAGAACAAGTGCCCTGgcgtcgtctcctgcgccgacatcATCGTCGCCGCAACCAGGGACGCTGTTGCCATG TCCGGAGGGCCGAACTACCAAGTGCAGCTGGGAAGAAGGGACGGCATGGTGTCGCAGGCGTGGATGGCGGGCGCGCTGCCGGGCCCCAACGTCGACATCCCAACGGCCATCGACATGTTCTCCAAGAAGGGCTTCAACAGCTTCGACATGGCCATCCTCATCG GCGCTCACACGGTTGGGGTGACGCACTGCTCGGTGATCCACGACCGGCTGTACAACTTCAACAGCACGGGCAAGCCGGACCCGGCCATGGACCCGCTGTACGTGTGGATCCTGACCACGTTCGCGTGCCCCAAGGGCCAGACCTTCGACAACATCGTCTACCTCGACGACCCCTCCAGCATCCTCGTCGTCGACAAGAGCTACTACGCGCAGATCATGAAACGCCACGGCGTGCTCACCGTGGACCAGGCGCTCGGTGACCACAGCTCCACAGCGTGGATGGTCAAATTCCTCGCCACCACAGACTTCTTCCCCTCCATGTTCAGCTACGAGCTCAATAAGCTCGCCGCCCTCGAGGTCCTCACCGGAACCGCCGGCGAGATCAGGACAAACTGCCGGAGGACCAACTGA
- the LOC133907829 gene encoding peroxidase 57-like has product MASAVRTGAAALVVALAVLALAGGGHAQLQYGFYKGKCNGSDVEAVVQGIVKARFARESPIVAYLLRMQFHECAVNGCDGGLLIDGPGTEKTAPPNLSVKGYDLIAAVKAELERRCPGVVSCSDIQILATRDAVALAGGPAYAVRTGRRDRRQSRASDVKLPAADYTAAQAVAYYAKLGLSAFDTVLLLGAHTVGATHCSAIKSSRLYRYGGKAGATDPGMDPTLASVYKKWVCPNVSSSDGNAVFLDDQWSALRVDNNYYKNLKRGRGVLLVDQNLYRDGSTRWIVDQLANNEGLFRSLFAQVLVKLSEVNVLTGAQGEIRKVCSKFN; this is encoded by the exons ATGGCGTCAGCAGTGCGCACGGGTGCGGCGGCGCTGGTGGTGGCGCTCGCGGTGTTGGctctcgccggcggcggccacgCGCAGCTGCAGTATGGGTTCTACAAGGGCAAGTGCAACGGCAGCGACGTGGAGGCGGTGGTGCAGGGCATCGTGAAGGCCCGCTTCGCGCGCGAGAGCCCCATCGTCGCCTACCTCCTGCGCATGCAGTTCCACGAGTGCGCCGTCAAT GGCTGCGACGGCGGTCTGCTGATCGACGGCCCCGGCACGGAGAAGACGGCGCCGCCGAACCTGAGCGTGAAGGGCTACGACCTCATTGCGGCCGTCAAGGCGGAGCTGGAGCGGAGGTGCCCCGGCGTCGTGTCCTGCTCCGACATCCAGATCCTCGCCACCAGGGACGCGGTCGCGCTGGCCGGCGGGCCGGCGTACGCGGTGCGCACGGGGCGGAGGGACCGCCGGCAGTCTCGGGCCTCCGACGTGAAGCTCCCTGCGGCGGACTACACGGCGGCGCAGGCGGTCGCGTACTACGCCAAGCTGGGCCTGAGCGCGTTCGACACGGTGCTGCTCCTGGGCGCGCACACGGTGGGCGCCACGCACTGCAGCGCGATCAAGAGCAGCCGGCTGTACAGGTACGGCGGCAAGGCCGGCGCGACAGACCCCGGCATGGACCCGACCCTCGCATCCGTGTACAAGAAATGGGTGTGCCCCAACGTGTCGTCGTCGGACGGCAACGCCGTGTTCCTGGACGACCAGTGGAGCGCGCTGCGTGTGGACAACAATTACTACAAGAACCTGAAGCGCGGCCGCGGCGTGCTCCTCGTCGACCAGAACCTCTACCGCGACGGCTCCACGCGCTGGATCGTCGACCAGCTCGCCAACAACGAAGGCCTCTTCCGTTCGCTGTTCGCGCAGGTGCTCGTCAAGCTCAGCGAGGTCAACGTGCTCACCGGTGCGCAGGGTGAGATCCGCAAGGTCTGCAGCAAGTTCAACTGA